A genomic window from Lycium barbarum isolate Lr01 chromosome 4, ASM1917538v2, whole genome shotgun sequence includes:
- the LOC132635779 gene encoding cytochrome b-c1 complex subunit 7: protein MASAFSKWLVDPKKNPLAAIHKKTLSSRLRNFGLRYDDLYDPMYDLDVKEALNRIPREIVDARNQRLLRAMDLSMKHQYLPEDLQAMQTPFRSYLQEMLALVKRENAEREALGALPLYQRTLP from the exons ATGGCATCGGCTTTCTCCAAATGGCTCGTCGATCCCAAAAAGAACCCTCTGGCCGCCATCCACAAGAAAACCCTCTCCTCTCGCCTCCGTAATTTCG GGCTTCGATATGATGATTTGTATGATCCAATGTATGATTTGGACGTAAAGGAAGCTCTTAATCGCATTCCGAGGGAGATTGTTGATGCAAGAAACCAGCGTCTTTTGCGTGCCATGGACCTTTCCATGAAGCACCAGTACCTCCCAGAGGATCTCCAG GCAATGCAAACACCATTTAGGAGCTATCTTCAGGAGATGCTGGCTCTG GTTAAAAGGGAGAATGCAGAACGTGAGGCTTTGGGAGCTTTGCCTCTTTATCAGCGTACACTTCCTTGA